The genomic stretch ATGTTGATAGGAAACTGTGTTGCTTAGAGAGCTTGTGATGCAGTACTTCGTGCTTGTCTAGCATTGAGTCAGATTGTCATGCAATGACAACAAGTGAGGCTGGCATTGCAGTACTGTTGTTTAATTTCTAGATATGAATTTAGATACATAGTGGATATCTATCTCTTCCTTTTTCAGAGAAAATAGTTGTGTTCGTAATTTGAATGCCTAAAATTGTCAGTGGTTGTTAATTTTTTGTAGCATAATGAAGTCTACATTAGCTTAGCAACAGCATACACTTTATTTCTTTCTATTTAAGTTTCGTCAAATTAGCCTTCGCTTTAACTTTCTCATGGCGTGGTCAACAGTGTCCTCTTTCTTGGTATAATGTTGTGAACTAACATTTCTTTGATGTACTATACAAAGTACATCTTCCGATTCCATTTTAAATCTTTATGAAAAAAACTGACTTGGATAGGAACCATTCCTGTGACCATGCATATCGATTTTGATTGCAAGTTGTTTTCTTCTTGTTTCTTGATCAACTTTTGGTATAATCAAGTGTATCTTCTATGGAAAAACATTAATACTTGTTGAACCTTCATCATGTTGGCATTTAAGGTTGTTCTTGATAATGTATTGGATCTTGATGACGATGGCGATGACCCCAATGATACTATGACAATTGGTGACACTTCAGACTACAAGAACAAACAACCTATGAGATACGATACAGACTGGCAAAATCAAGTAAAAGTACAAATACTCGATACTTGTCTTTTCTTACTATACCATTAATTATCTGGATATGAAAGCACTTCTCAGATTTTTTTCTCTCTGAATCTAGGATGTTTTGTCCACTGATGCTGCTGCTTCTGGTGCAAATAGTGGTTCGAGCCAAAATTATGATGCAAAATTGGATATCAGTTATGTTGATGGCGATGATAAAGATGACTTCTATGATTCTGATTATGTTGCTGACATGATTGAGAGTTTGGCCAGCAAGCTTAATGATATGAACCTTTCAACTGGAGTTGAATTGACGCTACCAAGCTTGAAGAATGCTGCAAGTGAAGAACTGGGGAAGAACAAGAAGAGTGGCACTGTTGAAGATGAGATTGATATGAAATATAAATCATTTAAGCAATTTGACATTGTTCAAGGGCACTCAGATCACTATTTCGGCTTTGCAAATGTGAACATCAATGTAAGTACAATCAATATACTCTCACTTCTTGTAGTATTAATTTCTTATTGTTGAACCCCCTAATTCATTTTCTTATTCGTCACTAACAAACAGAATTcaaaagagtgggtaagaaggatTCAGTATGAATGGGAGGCTCTACAGAAAAATTTGCCTGGTACCTTATCACTCTGCATTTTAGTGAATTgttgattttttaaatgattgttTGTTGCAAATATGTCATTCCAACTTCatattcttgtgtttgtttccaaTTTGTTTCATTACGTTTGTGTCATAAAGTCCATCTAGTTTCTGGTAAGAATTTAATCAATACAGACTTATCGGGTTATATTTTTTATTCCTAAATGCTTATATTTGGTTAGTTAGGTTGGCATTAACAGCTAATCAGGTATTAACTGATAGATTGGTATTAACTGATAGATTGGAAACATCAGAAAAGTTAAGACTTAAGAGACAAATGAACTTTCCTCATTGTTTCGttattggtaaaaaaaaaaaccttaataAGCTGACGTGAAGTACCTAATCAGGTATGGCATTGTTTCAGATCTTGACTTTTTGATCCCGAATAGCTGTGATATTTTATAACCAAGCCTATGTGATAATAGATAGCATTTTAAGAACTTAATTCCCATGACCGGCCTGCGGAAGAAAATGCACCTGGGGAAAGGCTGCTCAGGAACTATGCAAATTTGTTGCTTCCTTAACCAGAAATGGTGGGACAAAAGGAATGAATTGCGGAATTGTTTCAATATAACACACACACTTTGCTTCTGCCCAAATTGAGCTGAAACACTATTGTGAACACTTTCCAGTCCAAATCTGCATCATTGTTTTTCCAaaatctaaaagaaaaataatataaacaattaattctaaaaaattcaaactttccCTCTCACTGAATAGGGAAATCTTTTTCTATCCATTACTGCTaattatttttcttgtgcttggcTGAATTCTACGCATTTACAGGATATAGCTATTTAAATTAGTTCCACAATTAGATTTTTAGGTTGTACTTAATCATGGGAACAAAAAGAACAAGCTTAAAGTTGTTAACTATGCACATGcgtctataaatttaatattaaacagTAAAATCTTATGTTTATTCACTGAGCTACTACTATTCACTAAAGACTCTTGAGTACCACAGAGGCAATTCAAGTCTATTCTGCTGCAGTGCTGCTTCAAATTATTCATTACAGTATGCATGACTTCAGCTTCAATTTTACCAAGCCTGTGCGGAAGAGTTCATATGTTTGTACGTGTTCTTATCAACAGTTCTCACAATTTCTGGACAATTAAAATTGAAACATATACTTTTCATGTATCCAGCTTCATTATGtcttttttacttttattattcttgCCTGTTTGTTTCATCTGATGTTGTCTTtcttatttttgtgtttttcacaTACTGAACAGAGATGATATATGTTAGAGTCTACGAAAATAGGATGGATATTATGAGGGCTGTTATTATTGGACCAGCAGGAACTCCATATCACGATGGTCTTTTCTTCTTTGATGCATACTTCCCTCCGAATTATCCCTATGTACCTCCAGTACGTACCATTTTTCACTCTACTACTGCAGAATCACATAAGGTGAgccaaattgataaaaaaaaaaaaatcctaatatcTTGCAGGTTCTTAATTTTCATTCTGGAGGACTTAGAATCAACCCAAACCTGTATGAGTGTGGGAAGGTTTGCCTTAGCCTTCTAAACACTTGGCCTGGCAGAGAATGTGAAATGTGGAGACCATCAAACTCGACAATGTTGCAGGTCTTAGTTTCTATTCAGGCTCTAATTCTAACCGAGAAGCCATTCTTTAACGAACCAGGAAATGAAGGAATTGAAAATACAGTGTATGGTAAGCTTAATTCCCTCGCTTATAATGAAGACGTATTCCTCCTATCCTGCAGGATAATGTTGTACTCCCTGAGGAAGCCTCCAATGGTATGTTAGCATCATCTTCAATGCTGCTCTGTAGCTTTTACAAAACCTATTCCTACACTCATCCTCCTTGTGCCATTTTTGTTTTTACAGCATTTTGGTGACTTTGTGGCTGGACATTTCCGTTACCGGGGGCGAGCTTTCTTGTTGGCATGCAAAACTTACATGAGTGGTATTCCGGTCGGATTAGATCATGTCATCAAGGAGCCCCCGCGTCTCTTCCCGGAAGCATTCAAAAACTCTTTAAAGGCTCTGTTTGACGTTCTTCTGATGGAATTCACTGGTAAAGGAGCTCATTGTGATGGAATTCAGTGAAAAATTTTGCAATCAAGCATCTATCTATAGGCCAATTCTCCAATTTTTTGCATTAACGATCTAAATTAGTTTCCATGTAAATAATACCTTAGATACTGGTGAACTGCAGATTGTATGGTTTCATCATtgagttgaaaaattttaatgAACTCCAATGAAcattaaaacagattttgaaaggTAGAATGAAAACTTTTATATGCACTATATTTAGGTTTATTTTCTTATTAGTTTGATATTATGGTTATATAATTTTCCTTAATAGTTTTTGTTATAAACTTGTGTGAATAGACTTTCACTTTCTGTGGTAATATGATAAAACAGTTTGTTATAATCCAATATAACGGTTTGTAAATATGCTAAATGTTACCGTCTGCCGCCGCCTCCTTCGATATTTTCACCATTCGATCGAGCTTTCAGCTTCGTCCATGGCGATGACCTCGTTCTCGTCCCCTCTCTCTTGGGCTTGTGCCCTTGCCGCAGtcctcatcctctcctcctccactTCCTGTTTCGACATCCCTTATTCCGATCACTGTTCGTCCTCCGTCCCGGAATCCGCCCCCTCCGACGGCGCCTTGGATTCCTCCGCCTCTTTCCAGCTCTCCTTGGGCATCGTTTTCGGAGCAGACGCCCTCCTCGGAGGAAACTCTTCTGTGTTTCCTACGTCCTTCTTCTTCCGCCGTCAGTTAGTCCTCCCCACACAGACCCCCGGCGTCCTCCGGATCGCCGCCACTCTCATTCTCCGCTCGGGAGGCGGTTTATCCACCGTCCGTGGCAGGCACGTGATCGAACGCTCTGATGTTCACTTCCACCAGGTCCGACCTCGGTTCCCGCGGACTACCTTCCTCCAGCGTGGGACGGTCAGATTCGATCTCTCCGGCTACTGGTCCGAGGCCACCGGAAAGCTTTGTATGGTGGGGAACGGCCATGGAAGGTCGTTTCAAGGTAACAATCTCCAACTTTCTGCTCTATTTAAGCTCGATTACCCGAAGATTATGAACATTACTTCGAGCTTGATCAAGGGGAATTTGGAGAGTCTAGATGCTTCTGGTAGCTCGAATCATTTCGATCAAATTTCAGTTTTGGCATATGCTCCTAGTAAATATGAGTACACACAGATCTCTCACGCAAAGAATTCTTGCAATCGAGTGAATGCTGAGTCTCTAGGACTTCAATCTCATTCTTCATGCAGCTATCTGAGGAGCCTGTCGAGGATGCAGTTTGAGTTGCATTATGAAAAGAATTGCTCCTTGAGCTCATGTGGCCCGTTTGCTCAGAGTTCAAAGTTTACTCCGTACACCATGACTTTCCATCAAACGCAATGCACGGATGATGGAATGGTGCATGGCTACGTTGGCTTCTCAAATTTGAGCAGCTTCTATCTGGGAACTCGCTTGATCCCAGGGAAGGCGCTAGTTAGTGAAGGGTTTTGGGATTTTACAAAACAGCAGCTTTGCCTTATTGCTTGTCATATACAGAGCATTGAACATTTGCCGACCGAATCTACTGTTGATGCTTGCACAATTAGGATTTGCTTGTGGTTCCCTGCTGTATGGTCGATTGAGAATCGCAGAACTGCTGTTGGGCGAATTTGGAGCAACAACAATGAGAAATATTCAGGATATTTTGAGCCAGTTTCATTTTGGAGCACTGACAATTATATAGGTATTCTTCCAGGTTTGAATTACAATTACACTAGATTGGAAGATGCAAGGGAGTCTTGTGCAAGTGACAACTCTAAAAGTGCTGGTAAAGAGAAATATCCTGATGGAAAAACTTTTCGTGATTTTAGATTTGGTGCATCTGTTTCAAATTCTCAAGGAAAAAGGGAAAGGAGTTATTTTAACCCGGTTTCAATAGGACAGACAGTCTACGGTAACATATTTGGACAATACGGGGCATCTTTACCTGTGCCATTTGATTCTGAAAGTCACAGTCTCCAAAACATAAGCTATGAGATACAATTAATGTTATCATCTTTCAGTATGAATGAAGCTGTAAAAATCTCAGCAGAAGGAATATACAATGCTCAAACTGGACTGCTTTGCATGGTTGGTTGTGGCTATGTTACTTCTTTGGTTGCTAAGCAGCAAATGGAAAGAGGTGAGATAATGGACTGTGGAATTATTATTAGCATCCAATTTGCTCCTCTGAAGCGCAGGGCAGGGGATAAAATCACTGGCACAATTAGGAGCACACGAGACAAGATGGACCCATTATTCTTTGAACCGTTTGACATTACATCATCAGCTATCTATACAGAGCAGGCAACTCAGTCAATATGGAGAATGGATATAGAAATTATCATGGTTATGATTTCTCTCACACTGTCATGTATTTTTATTGGATTGCAGCTCTTCCATGTGAAGAAGAATCCAGATGTACTTCCATCCATATCTATTATTATGCTCGTCATTCTCACTTTGGGGAATATGATTCCTTTGGTGCTGAACTTTCAGGCTTTGTTTAGAACAAGTGCCAATCAGAATGTTTTTTCGGGGAATGGTGGATGGCTTGAGGTAAATGAGGTGATAGTAAGGGTCATAATGATGGTTGCTTTCCTACTGCAATTTCGCTTCCTTCAACTTTCATGGACTGCAAGATCAAGCAATGAGGCCTGGTGGGATTTATGGTCAGCTGAGAAGAATACTATCAAAACATGCTTGCCTTTGTATTTGGTTGGAGGACTGATTGCCTGGTTGGTTCACATCATTCATAACCAAGCTCATGGAAGAAGACCTCTTTATGGTAAGCAGCTCCATGATTCTCTTTGGGGTAGCCTAATATCCTATGCTGGCTTGATACTTGATGGTTTTTTGCTTCCTCAAGTTATCTTCAACGTATACTCGGGCTCCAGAGAAAAGGCTCTTGCCCCTTCCTTCTATATTGGAACTACTGTTGTTCGAGGACTGCCTCATGCTTATGATGCTTATAGAAGTCGCTATTATGTTCCTCctctgaactcatcctacatatATGCTAGTCCATATGAGGGTTTTTATTCACTGGTATGGGATATCCTTGTTCCTTGTGGAGGACTCTTTCTTTCAGTGCTAATATTCCTTCAACAGAGGTTTGGTGGTGCTTGTATTTCTCCTTTTAAAAAGACGATAGAGCCTAAATCGTACGAGTTAGTCCCCGTAGTGGCCTCTTAGTATACAGACATCTAATAccatacaaaaaaaaacacacacaccaGCTTATTTCCATAGTGTAAAAATTATGTTTGGACTCCATGACTGTCATTTCATGAATGCTACATTGAAAGTGTGTTGTATAGTGCACTTGCCTTTCACTTATCTgaaagaaagagaaggaaaatgtGTTTGGTGTCGCACACTGGTGCACCTTGAATGACCATCAGGTGATGAATCTCTCATTTGCAGCTGAGCTATCGGAATTCCTTCTGATTTTCTTTACACGTGATTTCATCCATTAGCTTGTCTAGAAGTTAGTTGAATTCCAAGTGAGGAACTACTGCATTCTATATCATTCGTTATCAGAGTTTTGTACTAGAAACTAATAGCAATTTTCAATTAAATGTGGTGAATTCTGCCTCGAGATAATTGATACATATTCTAAAAGACAAGTACATTAGTTACATTTGTGCTTCTTATgttttattcaattttattttgcTTCTCAAACTGAATTTAGTAGTCATGCTTTTACATTGTaatcaaggttctaaaattcgttAGGCGCTAGTCGGGCGTCATCGAGCGCCTAGCGCCTAGGCAGAGACTAGGTGCCGTTAGGTGAATTCTACGGTATCCATATAAATTACATAATATATCATTTACTATAACTtcaacacaataatatcaaatttaaaatgagttcaaaattacacgaCTAATAAAACATTAAATTTAGAACGAGTTCAAACTTTAGAATtatacaattaataaaatatcacatttattctacttcttcttcatAATTTATaacaacttgttcttcatcggatACAAATTCAATATCGTCAtgatcctcctcctcttctttggGTGCAAAATCATCCTCGTGAAGTTCTCgcactctagagcttcttcgggattgtaaattatcatttgccctacttgcttcatcaaccatttgtcATATGAGcccggaacctagttcaacttcaaCATCTTTCCCACCATCCAtaatccaaccttgtgcattttAAGCATCTTCTGCAAGAAGGACATTGACattcttttttttaatttttttttttcaaatatctagtattaaattggacaaatattagattgttcaacctgttgacatccaacctatttctttttttttttgtatgaatattaaaaaaaataaagtaaatattatagttagtaaCATGAATATAAACTTTAAAACAAATTAAAGACTTAAAGTTTATCTTTTTAAATGCACTCCAATTTCTTTTACATCCGGATGAatttgtagttaatgaaagtatcctcaatgtcACTCTTAGCAAACTAGGTGCATGAGCACCATATGTACTTTACCATGCATATAGATTAAATGTATCATCATTCTTTTCAAATGCTTTTGCTGTCAATTTTTTATCAAATAATTTAGTGTTGGATCGTGACACAcgtttttggggggggggggggggggtgaatcacatggttttcaaaaaCACTTCTTTGTTTGTTTTAAAAACACGAGTACACAGTAGAAAGTAAGAAGTTCGAAGATAAGAAAATACGAGAAGAATACAAGtgattttttatttggttcgtAGCCTTCGGCGACTTTTACTTCAAGGCTCAGGTCCCGTTGACCTATCAATGggaaatccactaaaaacctctttctATACCCTCGAAAGAGACAATCGAGTACAAAAGAATTAGGTCAAGTGCAACAAACTGTACTTTCTCTTTTATAAAGATTAAGTACAGAAAATAAATGTTACCAATACTCTTTAGGTATTGAAATGAGGTACTTCGTGTTGATGTTTGTCTGCGGGGCGCGATCGGAACTCCTCTGAGCAGTCATCGGGCTCAGCAGCTTCACAGTAGAATTGCAGTAGGAATCAAGAGCAGTCGGAGGCTCAAATGTTCGCACAGTAACTTGTATATGGTTGTTGTTGCAAAGCCTCCTCGAAACTGCCTTATAAAAggcttggagggcgccttccaaaggccttgaaggcgcctccaatgggataaaATCTATCCCGACTTCGCTACGCCTTATCTGTGAACCGGTCAAATTTTAtccgtggaaggcgccttccatagccgtggaaggcgccttccatagccatgaaaggcgccttcgggtactgttcatccgaaggtatatttgcttgctttcttgccctacaaatatgtgttagtccaaataccctacaagacaagtgttagcacaaatatagacaaataataaaaagagtaattagttcctgtcctcccaagaccaggaactagtcaatgtctcagtttaaggatcccaaatggacctaaactagactgGCGTCTACTATCCCTCAATTGGGATGCATCCTCATAGTCACTCTGCTCTAGTTACTTATCTTTACTTAcctcttgccagacatccggtcagcccgtcgaccagtctggactttgtGCTAGTTATccggtcgacctagctgaacttccttGCAATACTGAGTTAACACAATAGATAAAAATGGTAAGGTAAAATAGTGTTAATAGAATTCAAGATtcgctggttcggtcgactgtgCGCAGTTGATCGAAAACCAGTCGGTCACATATAACCTAGGATTATCTCTCCCTAGgattgcttagcttcactcactaggacttccattgcctgacttcactcaccaggacttcctccacctagcttcactcactagggcccgacttcactcgccaggacttctatcatctagcttcactcactagggtctgacttcactcaccaagacttccgccacgtagcttcactcactagggtctgacttcactcaccaggacttccactacctagcttcacttactagggtccggcttcactcaccaggacttccatccactatctaacttcactcactagggtctaacTTCACtaactagggtccgacttcactcaccataacTTTCACTttatctaacctccagttaggacttctccttgctagtcatctagtcctgactagactactctcttccaaacatcaagtcctgtttggattaaccctagaggtgcattgtcaaacatcgaaaccctaaaggtcaattgcaccaacacttagtcTTGTCTCTAAATTTTAcaaattccttgttaataattgtatcttgtagatctaactcattggcatgcaaaattttcatgcattcaaaaatcctcgtcgcaacctccttataaagagcaatagaactatcATTATAGTAAAAGTAGGGATTCAACAAAAAGACAGTAGCATGCAATGTTGTATCAAGCATATCCTTCATATTTGACTCAATAATCACTATGATAGGCTCATAATTTGATTCTATGTTCTTCAGGGTCACCTTggtatcttctttagcttgaagaagctccccatatagaaacccccatagatgactttctatctccatctatcAATTGAAGAACTATCACTAAtagagcaaatattttcaaacaaaatgtCATACTATTCCAAAAATTCATGCTCATCATAATAGAGTAAGTcaattttcctttattttttttactatttacaTTTCTTCCACATATCACTTATAAACATGACCCTTAAACTAGAATTTTTTCCAATCAAACTTTGCAATATtaggaaatttgatgcaaacaTAGCAACTCCTGGTTGTACTATGTTTCTCTTCTCCGTGAAACTCCTCATCAATAACAAAGTCTATGTTGAGCTTAAATGAAAATGGTAAAATACTTGACTTGTTCAATAAtctttttatatcgtggaagctTGTCGATACTTTCAAGCGTGAGATTAACAGTGTGAATTGTACATGAAATCCAAAAGATTCTAggtcactttctctctcattaatTTAGATGCAGTCATATTGTTAGTGGTATTATCTGTGACCATCTGAATAATATTCTGAACTTCTACTTATTCATTACACTTGTCAGTATACGCAAAAATAAGTTTAGCTATATGCCTCGTTTGAAGACTCCTtactccttagactctaaaaatgtagtaccaTCTTTGCAATTAACATATAAATTtaatatacttcttctttttctatcatcCCATGCATCTGTCATGATGGAACACtcattctttgcccattcttctttATGTTTCTTCAACGGTTGCTTTATTCTTTCAACTTTGGCTTTCAATAGTagctccctaagttgatattgagttggatgCTTGAATCCTGGTCCCaattgacccactgcctccattagttgtatgaagctatcattatcaataACATTGAATGAAATTGTATTTTTATAAACCCATCTCCTAATATATTGTTGAACTtattgagttctctctttgaaaagtgtcttatttatatttttttgacgAAGCACTTTACTCCCACTTGAACATATATTTTCTGGAGCAATTAACGATGTATATCTATCCATGGGGGCtaagtggaagaggttttttaattcCATCCATCCCTTTAATTTCAGAACCTTCTTCTTCGTCTTGAGAAATAGTcacctctgctctacaactttgttcttctattattttattcTTCTTTCTATTCCTTTATTCTAAAATAGtttgtttgcacttattttttgtaagtaccccgtgatggttttgatgtgatcaaccaagtcaagttatgtcATGTTAttattttgatgccttgtgtctaagcgtgcaggaacttaggagcataggaagtcaaaCGAAAGACATAGCAAGTGAGAAGGACAACataggagagagtcgacgggctcggtgcatccgagagacgaggtgctgcggaagagtacgctgacggACGAGAAAGAGGTGCatgacgtttctgagggacgagaagctggtgCAGAAAATTGCTCGAAGGTCGgaaaatggattcgggtgagccctattccggatgaccaaaatcacccaagtgaacggaGTTGGAGAGGAACACCTGGAGCCAACTGAGcggaaccagagcggaagacctggaccaaaATGTTAACTgaaagttgactttctggtctgGACGCCCGGACTAGAGTTTTATCCGAAACTCCATGTGTCACATTCAGTTGCgatgggataaaactttatccccctgtaggcgcctggaaccctttcaaGCGTTCCGaataaggctataaatatagcactaatCCTAGTAGTGAAAACAATACTTGTAAATCATTCCTTTCTTGTTCTACTACTGTTTGTGAGTCATCAACGTTGTAAGAAGCTACTtcgcccaaaggagatcttcatagtgtgCTTCTCTTACCTTGGATTAGTAGTCCTTTGATTGCAACCAAATAATTCTTTTTGTCTCTTTTTTTCTCTAATTAATTagttccttttttttttgcaagcattagttaattaagttgtaaagttcgagaagagtttgcattttatttttacagggttattcacccctctctagctaGCCGCCAAgggtctaacaagtggtatcagagcaaggttcgcttcagaaggactaatcccCAACTGAAGCAaaatcaatggtcggaccaagccttGTCCCACCAAAGTTCTAGGGGGAGTTCGTGCattggaaacgccgaatggaagTATTtataaaaattgattttgaaattcttttaattattaaatacgaTTTTGTAGTTCCAAAAGATCAACAAGGCATAAAGAAAGATGAGTAtctctggacgaagaaggaacaaagtgattTCGTCGCCAACAGCAGAGCAGAATATCATCTGCTGAGTGTGTtatcgcctcaagaagtcaactgcatCGGAAGTTACTCGTCGACCAAAGACCTCTGAGAGAAATttctggaactccatgaaggtacATCCGAAACGAAGCTCGTACGATGAGACCTTCTTCGAAATCAACTAACAAACGTATGTCtcgaaaaaggtgagaaggtagcccaacTACACGTGAAGATCAAGGAATTGATCACCAGACTAGTCAACCTTGACGAAACGATAACAAACTAGGACTCGGTATGCTACACACTCAATGTCTTTCCCGGGACTCCAGAATGAACTTCGATAATCgatgcctactatatctcaaagagcttggaggtaagtacacttgaagaattatttttgactttggaTTACACGAATTTAGATGTGCAGGATCAAGTAAAGAGTTAAGCTAAAACCTGACACTCAGAGCTacaaagaaggatgaacccgaatcAGATTCAGATTTGGAAGGAGACCAAGAAGCctacatggtaagaaaatttaggaatttttttagatctaacaaatttaaagaaatgcataacAGAAAGAATTTGAGAAACAGaagaaaggttcgatgctacCAATATCAAAAAGAAAGACACATAAAGGAAGAttacccagaactcaaaaaggaaaaagacaagaggctcaagcaaaacaagcacaagactctcaaggccacttggaaCGAAAGCTCAACATCCAagtcagaaatagaagcatacATTCATCTAGCACTGATGGCTAGCCACGAAGAACATAGCATCTCAgaagctagcatcgatgaagggggagtgacttTAG from Zingiber officinale cultivar Zhangliang chromosome 5B, Zo_v1.1, whole genome shotgun sequence encodes the following:
- the LOC121983879 gene encoding putative ubiquitin-conjugating enzyme E2 38 isoform X2, with protein sequence MERHGGAIGDSSSKQNLYVKESSPSSGPAASESEQKQVVLDNVLDLDDDGDDPNDTMTIGDTSDYKNKQPMRYDTDWQNQDVLSTDAAASGANSGSSQNYDAKLDISYVDGDDKDDFYDSDYVADMIESLASKLNDMNLSTGVELTLPSLKNAASEELGKNKKSGTVEDEIDMKYKSFKQFDIVQGHSDHYFGFANVNINNSKEWVRRIQYEWEALQKNLPEMIYVRVYENRMDIMRAVIIGPAGTPYHDGLFFFDAYFPPNYPYVPPVLNFHSGGLRINPNLYECGKVCLSLLNTWPGRECEMWRPSNSTMLQVLVSIQALILTEKPFFNEPGNEGIENTVYGKLNSLAYNEDVFLLSCRIMLYSLRKPPMHFGDFVAGHFRYRGRAFLLACKTYMSGIPVGLDHVIKEPPRLFPEAFKNSLKALFDVLLMEFTGKGAHCDGIQ
- the LOC121983879 gene encoding putative ubiquitin-conjugating enzyme E2 38 isoform X1, whose translation is MERHGGAIGDSSSKQNLYVKESSPSSGPAASESEQKQVVLDNVLDLDDDGDDPNDTMTIGDTSDYKNKQPMRYDTDWQNQVKDVLSTDAAASGANSGSSQNYDAKLDISYVDGDDKDDFYDSDYVADMIESLASKLNDMNLSTGVELTLPSLKNAASEELGKNKKSGTVEDEIDMKYKSFKQFDIVQGHSDHYFGFANVNINNSKEWVRRIQYEWEALQKNLPEMIYVRVYENRMDIMRAVIIGPAGTPYHDGLFFFDAYFPPNYPYVPPVLNFHSGGLRINPNLYECGKVCLSLLNTWPGRECEMWRPSNSTMLQVLVSIQALILTEKPFFNEPGNEGIENTVYGKLNSLAYNEDVFLLSCRIMLYSLRKPPMHFGDFVAGHFRYRGRAFLLACKTYMSGIPVGLDHVIKEPPRLFPEAFKNSLKALFDVLLMEFTGKGAHCDGIQ
- the LOC121983880 gene encoding uncharacterized protein LOC121983880 → MAMTSFSSPLSWACALAAVLILSSSTSCFDIPYSDHCSSSVPESAPSDGALDSSASFQLSLGIVFGADALLGGNSSVFPTSFFFRRQLVLPTQTPGVLRIAATLILRSGGGLSTVRGRHVIERSDVHFHQVRPRFPRTTFLQRGTVRFDLSGYWSEATGKLCMVGNGHGRSFQGNNLQLSALFKLDYPKIMNITSSLIKGNLESLDASGSSNHFDQISVLAYAPSKYEYTQISHAKNSCNRVNAESLGLQSHSSCSYLRSLSRMQFELHYEKNCSLSSCGPFAQSSKFTPYTMTFHQTQCTDDGMVHGYVGFSNLSSFYLGTRLIPGKALVSEGFWDFTKQQLCLIACHIQSIEHLPTESTVDACTIRICLWFPAVWSIENRRTAVGRIWSNNNEKYSGYFEPVSFWSTDNYIGILPGLNYNYTRLEDARESCASDNSKSAGKEKYPDGKTFRDFRFGASVSNSQGKRERSYFNPVSIGQTVYGNIFGQYGASLPVPFDSESHSLQNISYEIQLMLSSFSMNEAVKISAEGIYNAQTGLLCMVGCGYVTSLVAKQQMERGEIMDCGIIISIQFAPLKRRAGDKITGTIRSTRDKMDPLFFEPFDITSSAIYTEQATQSIWRMDIEIIMVMISLTLSCIFIGLQLFHVKKNPDVLPSISIIMLVILTLGNMIPLVLNFQALFRTSANQNVFSGNGGWLEVNEVIVRVIMMVAFLLQFRFLQLSWTARSSNEAWWDLWSAEKNTIKTCLPLYLVGGLIAWLVHIIHNQAHGRRPLYGKQLHDSLWGSLISYAGLILDGFLLPQVIFNVYSGSREKALAPSFYIGTTVVRGLPHAYDAYRSRYYVPPLNSSYIYASPYEGFYSLVWDILVPCGGLFLSVLIFLQQRFGGACISPFKKTIEPKSYELVPVVAS